One Microbacterium marinum genomic window carries:
- the argB gene encoding acetylglutamate kinase — translation MTDLQQTTPEEAAGKAAVLVESLPWLKRFRDQIVVIKYGGNAMVSEELQTAFAEDIAYLHHVGVKPVVVHGGGPQISKMLDRLDIESEFKGGYRVTSTEAIGVVRMVLTGQINPQLVSRINAHGSFATGLSGEDAGLFRGRRRGVVVDGAEHDLGHVGDVVGVDPQAVLDHLAADRVPVISSIAPDADAPGQSLNVNADAAAAALAVALGATKLVILTDVAGLYADWPNRDSLVSHLTAGELRDMLPSLESGMIPKMQACLDAVDGGVDRAAIIDGRQPHSVLVELFTAEGIGTEVVAQ, via the coding sequence ATGACCGATCTGCAGCAGACCACTCCGGAAGAAGCCGCCGGCAAGGCGGCGGTGCTCGTCGAGTCCCTGCCCTGGCTCAAGCGCTTCCGCGATCAGATCGTGGTCATCAAGTACGGCGGCAACGCCATGGTCAGCGAAGAGCTCCAGACCGCGTTCGCGGAGGACATCGCCTACCTTCATCACGTCGGGGTGAAGCCGGTCGTCGTCCACGGCGGCGGGCCGCAGATCTCGAAGATGCTCGATCGGCTCGACATCGAGAGCGAGTTCAAGGGCGGCTACCGCGTCACGAGCACCGAGGCCATCGGCGTCGTGCGGATGGTGCTCACGGGACAGATCAACCCCCAGCTCGTCTCGCGGATCAACGCGCACGGCTCGTTCGCGACGGGCCTGTCGGGAGAGGATGCGGGGCTGTTCCGCGGTCGCCGTCGCGGCGTGGTCGTCGACGGCGCCGAGCACGACCTCGGGCATGTCGGAGATGTCGTCGGCGTCGATCCACAGGCGGTCCTCGACCATCTCGCGGCCGATCGGGTGCCGGTCATCTCGTCGATCGCCCCGGATGCTGACGCGCCCGGGCAATCGTTGAACGTGAACGCGGATGCCGCGGCCGCGGCGCTCGCCGTCGCACTGGGCGCGACCAAGCTCGTCATCCTCACCGACGTCGCGGGTCTCTACGCCGACTGGCCGAACCGGGACTCGCTCGTCTCCCACCTCACGGCGGGGGAGCTGCGGGACATGCTCCCGTCGCTCGAGTCGGGCATGATCCCGAAGATGCAGGCGTGCCTCGATGCGGTCGACGGCGGCGTCGATCGCGCGGCGATCATCGACGGACGCCAGCCCCACTCGGTGCTGGTCGAACTTTTCACGGCAGAGGGAATCGGAACAGAGGTGGTGGCGCAGTGA
- the argJ gene encoding bifunctional glutamate N-acetyltransferase/amino-acid acetyltransferase ArgJ: MSVTAAQGFEAAGVAVGLKSTGANDVAVVVNRGPKKVGAAVFTSNRAKANPIIWSQQAISDGIVEAVVLNSGGANCFTGSFGFQTTHQTAEKAAELLGAGAGDVIVCSTGLIGTGDEVFRAKVLDGVAKGIAELSTAGGEAASLAIMTTDSRPKTAAITRDGWTVGGMAKGAGMLAPGLATMLVVVTTDADLTAAEADTALRAATRVSFDRLDSDGCMSTNDQVTLLASGASGIRPEGDAFAQALADVCRDLAEQLQGDAEGASHDIAIEVVGAASEEDAVVVGRSVARNNLFKAAIFGNDPNWGRVLAAIGTTDAAFDPYDVDVSFNGVRVCTAGGPDRPREEVDLTPRRTHILIDLRVGDAAATILTNDLTHDYVHENSAYSS, encoded by the coding sequence GTGAGTGTGACCGCAGCGCAGGGATTCGAAGCGGCCGGCGTCGCCGTGGGGCTCAAGTCCACCGGCGCGAACGACGTTGCCGTCGTCGTGAACCGTGGGCCGAAGAAGGTCGGCGCGGCCGTGTTCACCTCGAACCGGGCCAAAGCGAACCCCATCATCTGGTCGCAGCAGGCCATCTCTGACGGCATTGTCGAAGCGGTCGTCCTGAACTCCGGCGGCGCGAACTGCTTCACCGGCTCGTTCGGATTCCAGACCACGCACCAGACCGCAGAGAAGGCAGCTGAGCTGCTCGGGGCGGGCGCGGGCGACGTCATCGTCTGCTCCACCGGACTCATCGGCACCGGAGACGAGGTCTTCCGCGCCAAGGTGCTCGACGGCGTCGCGAAGGGGATCGCCGAGCTCTCCACGGCGGGCGGCGAGGCGGCATCCCTCGCCATCATGACCACCGACTCACGACCCAAGACCGCCGCGATCACCCGCGACGGCTGGACGGTGGGCGGCATGGCGAAGGGGGCCGGCATGCTCGCGCCGGGCCTGGCCACCATGCTCGTCGTCGTGACCACCGACGCCGACCTGACGGCGGCCGAGGCCGACACGGCCCTGCGCGCGGCGACGCGGGTGAGCTTCGACAGGCTCGACTCCGACGGCTGCATGTCGACGAACGACCAGGTGACCCTGCTGGCCAGCGGCGCGAGCGGCATCCGTCCGGAGGGGGACGCCTTCGCGCAGGCCCTGGCCGACGTCTGCCGAGACCTCGCCGAGCAGCTGCAAGGCGATGCCGAAGGCGCGAGCCATGACATCGCCATCGAGGTGGTCGGCGCGGCATCCGAGGAGGACGCCGTCGTCGTCGGGCGGTCGGTCGCACGCAACAACCTCTTCAAGGCGGCGATCTTCGGCAACGATCCCAACTGGGGTCGCGTCCTCGCCGCCATCGGCACGACGGATGCCGCCTTCGACCCATACGACGTGGACGTGTCCTTCAACGGGGTCCGTGTCTGCACAGCCGGAGGCCCCGACCGCCCTCGCGAGGAGGTCGACCTGACCCCGCGTCGCACCCACATCCTCATCGACCTGCGCGTCGGCGACGCGGCGGCGACCATCCTCACCAACGACCTGACCCACGACTACGTCCACGAGAACAGCGCCTATTCGTCATGA
- the argC gene encoding N-acetyl-gamma-glutamyl-phosphate reductase, with the protein MTFSVAVSGASGYAGGEILRLLAAHPDVEIRTVTAHSNAGQPLIDHQPHLRSLGHLTLQDTTPDVLAGHDVVFLALPHGQSAQYTEQLTSTPLVIDAGADHRLRSKASWDAFYGGEFPEPWAYGVPELIVGEGRKQRESLVGARRIAAPGCNASTVALSLAPGIAAGVIDADDIVSVLAVGPSGAGKSLKTNLLASETLGSANPYAVGGSHRHIPEIQQALTDAGAPVPPRISFTPVLVPMARGILATSTAPIAEGVSDAQIRDAWESAYADEPFVHLLPEGRFPRTADVLGANTALLGLAIDRAANRVVVVAAVDNLVKGTAGAAIQSMNIALGLAETTGLSVNGVAP; encoded by the coding sequence ATGACCTTCTCGGTCGCCGTCTCCGGCGCTTCCGGCTATGCGGGTGGCGAAATCCTCCGCCTCCTCGCCGCCCACCCCGATGTCGAGATCCGCACCGTCACCGCGCACTCCAACGCGGGTCAGCCGCTCATCGACCACCAGCCGCACCTCCGGTCGCTGGGTCACCTGACGCTGCAGGACACGACGCCCGACGTGCTCGCCGGTCATGATGTCGTCTTCCTCGCTCTGCCGCACGGGCAGTCCGCGCAGTACACCGAGCAGCTCACGAGCACGCCGCTGGTGATCGACGCCGGTGCCGATCACCGCCTCCGCTCGAAGGCGTCCTGGGACGCGTTCTACGGTGGAGAGTTCCCGGAGCCGTGGGCCTACGGCGTGCCCGAGCTCATCGTCGGGGAGGGTCGCAAGCAGCGAGAATCGCTCGTCGGCGCGCGTCGCATCGCGGCGCCGGGGTGCAACGCGTCCACTGTCGCCCTCAGCTTGGCGCCTGGGATCGCCGCGGGAGTCATCGACGCCGACGACATTGTCAGCGTCCTGGCCGTCGGCCCCTCCGGCGCGGGGAAGAGCCTGAAGACGAACCTGCTCGCGTCCGAGACCCTCGGCAGCGCGAACCCGTATGCCGTCGGCGGTTCGCACCGGCACATCCCCGAGATCCAGCAGGCCCTCACGGATGCCGGTGCCCCGGTGCCCCCGCGCATCTCCTTCACGCCGGTGCTCGTGCCGATGGCGCGCGGCATCCTCGCCACCTCGACGGCGCCCATCGCGGAGGGGGTCTCGGACGCGCAGATCCGGGACGCGTGGGAATCGGCCTACGCCGACGAGCCGTTCGTCCACCTGCTGCCCGAGGGTCGGTTCCCCCGAACCGCCGACGTCCTGGGTGCCAACACGGCGCTGCTGGGGCTGGCGATCGACCGCGCCGCGAACCGCGTCGTCGTCGTGGCGGCGGTCGACAACCTCGTGAAGGGCACCGCCGGTGCCGCCATCCAGTCGATGAACATCGCCCTGGGTCTCGCCGAGACCACGGGCCTGAGTGTGAACGGAGTCGCGCCGTGA
- a CDS encoding NAD-dependent epimerase/dehydratase family protein, giving the protein MTRVLILGGTGWLSSRVAQQWLERGAEVTCLARGTSPAPTGADLVVADRSTAGAYADVASQDWDEVVDVSSDPVAVAAASEALGGRAAHATYISSVSVYAASDEVGADETADLAVPWEPGEESDYARAKAACERSARAFAAGVSIVRAGLIVGPGDPTDRFGYWPARFAAAGAEPVLVPAAPGAMAQVIDVDDLADYVVSAGARGFDGVVNAVGASLPLADLLTLVREAAGHRGDVVVVPDEWLSRHGVAHWSGPRSLPVWLPGDMPGFATRDGAAYRAAGGGIRSLVETIGRTLADERDRGVSRSRGAGLDRADELALIEQWRAEER; this is encoded by the coding sequence ATGACTCGCGTCCTCATCCTCGGCGGAACCGGTTGGCTCAGTTCCCGTGTCGCTCAGCAGTGGCTCGAACGCGGAGCCGAGGTCACGTGTCTCGCGCGGGGGACGAGTCCCGCGCCGACGGGCGCCGACCTGGTCGTCGCCGACCGGTCGACGGCCGGCGCCTACGCGGACGTCGCGTCCCAAGACTGGGACGAGGTCGTGGACGTGTCCTCCGATCCGGTCGCCGTGGCCGCCGCGTCCGAGGCTCTCGGCGGGCGCGCGGCGCACGCGACGTACATCTCGAGCGTCTCCGTCTATGCCGCCTCCGACGAAGTTGGTGCCGATGAGACGGCCGACCTGGCTGTCCCCTGGGAGCCGGGGGAGGAGTCCGACTACGCGCGAGCGAAGGCCGCGTGCGAGCGGTCCGCCCGGGCTTTCGCTGCGGGCGTGTCGATCGTTCGCGCTGGACTCATCGTGGGGCCCGGCGACCCGACGGATCGATTCGGATACTGGCCCGCTCGCTTTGCGGCTGCGGGGGCCGAGCCGGTGCTCGTGCCGGCGGCGCCGGGAGCGATGGCGCAGGTGATCGACGTGGACGACCTCGCCGACTACGTGGTCTCGGCCGGCGCCCGCGGTTTCGACGGCGTCGTCAACGCCGTCGGCGCCTCGCTTCCCCTCGCGGATCTCCTCACGCTGGTGCGCGAAGCCGCGGGGCATCGTGGCGACGTCGTCGTCGTCCCCGACGAGTGGCTGAGCCGCCACGGCGTCGCGCACTGGTCGGGTCCCCGCTCACTGCCGGTGTGGCTGCCGGGCGACATGCCGGGATTCGCAACGCGGGACGGTGCCGCCTACCGCGCCGCCGGCGGCGGCATCCGCTCCCTCGTCGAAACGATCGGGCGCACCCTGGCCGACGAGCGTGACCGGGGCGTGTCGCGTTCCCGCGGCGCGGGCCTCGACCGCGCCGATGAGCTCGCGCTCATCGAACAGTGGCGGGCCGAGGAGCGCTGA
- a CDS encoding AAA family ATPase translates to MLTTLAVSGYRSLRDVVVPLGPLTIVTGPNGSGKSNLYRALRLLASSARGELVGAVAREGGLSSLLWAGPENGGGQGTVRTRPIAVRLGFASDELGYLVDLGIPQTAGNSPFARDPEIKREQVFAGALAKPATLLIDRTRAHTRVRDGSWTDLAQTLAPFESIVTDLADGDTAPELLGIRRVMNGWRFYDHFRVDADAPARRPQIGTRSQLLADDGANLAAVWATIIDAGFGHELDRAVDLAFPGSRARVEGGDGLFRLTLTQPGLLRPLDTSELSDGTLRYLLLCAALLPARPAPLVVLNEPESSLHVSLLEPLAELVRTASSRTQVVLVSHAGRLVDGFDDAERVELRKTLDGTVVEGQGFMSVPAWNWGNR, encoded by the coding sequence ATGCTCACGACGCTCGCCGTGTCCGGTTACCGTTCTCTCCGCGACGTCGTCGTCCCTCTCGGGCCGCTGACGATCGTCACCGGGCCGAACGGTTCGGGGAAGTCGAACCTGTACCGCGCGCTGCGCCTGCTCGCCTCCTCCGCGCGCGGCGAACTCGTCGGCGCCGTCGCCCGAGAGGGTGGACTGTCGTCGCTGCTGTGGGCGGGACCCGAGAACGGCGGCGGGCAGGGAACCGTGCGCACCCGGCCCATCGCCGTGAGGCTCGGGTTCGCCTCCGACGAACTCGGATACCTCGTCGATCTCGGCATCCCTCAGACCGCGGGGAACAGTCCGTTCGCGCGCGACCCCGAGATCAAACGCGAGCAGGTGTTCGCCGGCGCCCTGGCGAAACCGGCGACGCTGCTCATCGACCGCACCCGCGCCCACACCCGCGTACGTGACGGATCGTGGACCGATCTCGCTCAGACCCTCGCGCCCTTCGAGAGCATCGTGACCGATCTCGCCGATGGGGACACCGCCCCCGAACTGCTCGGCATCCGACGCGTCATGAACGGATGGCGCTTCTACGACCACTTCCGCGTCGACGCCGACGCCCCTGCCCGCCGCCCCCAGATCGGCACCCGCTCACAGCTGCTCGCCGACGACGGCGCGAACCTCGCAGCGGTGTGGGCCACCATCATCGATGCCGGCTTCGGCCACGAGCTCGACCGCGCCGTCGACCTCGCCTTCCCGGGCAGCCGTGCGCGGGTGGAGGGCGGCGACGGTCTCTTCCGCCTCACGCTGACCCAACCCGGTCTCCTGCGCCCCCTCGACACCTCCGAGCTCTCCGACGGAACGCTGCGCTACCTGCTGCTGTGTGCAGCGCTCCTGCCGGCCCGACCCGCTCCCCTCGTCGTGCTCAACGAGCCCGAGTCGAGTCTGCACGTCAGTCTCCTCGAACCGCTCGCGGAGCTCGTCCGGACGGCATCCAGCCGCACGCAGGTCGTGCTCGTCTCGCACGCCGGCAGACTCGTCGACGGGTTCGACGATGCCGAACGCGTCGAACTCCGAAAGACCCTCGACGGCACGGTCGTCGAGGGTCAGGGCTTCATGTCCGTGCCGGCGTGGAACTGGGGGAACCGCTGA
- the pheT gene encoding phenylalanine--tRNA ligase subunit beta, which translates to MRVPLSWLREYVEVAPDATPEDVLASFVSVGFEEEDVHAFDLTGPIVVGRVVSFEPEPQSNGKTIRWCQVDVGETNGGLRGIVCGAGNFFEGDKVVVTLPGAVLPGPFPIAARKTYGHVSDGMIASAKELGLGDEHSGILRLTELGLDPEVGTDAIALLGLDDVAVDINVTPDRGYALSLRGAAREYAHATGGAFRDPGLRPFEELEQPTGGFAVTVDDAAPIHGNVGASEFVVRIVRDVDPSRPTPPWMTARLTLAGIRSLGILIDITNYVMLELGNPIHGYDLDTLAGGITVRRAGEGEKLITLDGKERTLSAEDLLITDESGPIGLAGVMGGGKTEMGDATRNVLIEAAIFDTVSIARTARRHKLPSEASRRFERGVDPLIPFVAARRVADLMVELAGGTLDVTTGGALFAEVFIPQIALPKAFASQLIGVEYTDAEVTGALETIGCEVTDSGDAWEVIPPSWRPDLTDKWTLTEEVARIHGLDRIPSILPTPPSGRGLTAAQRGRRRVANALAAAGFVEAVAFPFTTEAQNDLHGSPSGEHLPSVKLANPLDGQAPFLRRSLLPGLLQIAHRNVSRGFTDLALFETGSVFAPEPGVTYGTDTVPPLAQRPSDDTLASLDAAIPPQPRHVAVLLHGHASPKQSGLAAVPYDLSDALGAVRAIAVAAGVGIDVVQTQRAALHPGRAGSLRVRGVEVGYVGELLPAVSAAADLHGRVFVVELDLDAVLALVAAPEAAASLSTFPAATQDVSLVVPSDVPAGEVKLALVEGAGSLLEEARLVDDYRGAGIEEGRKSLTFALRFRADDRTLTAAEATEAKLAGVDAAASRFGATIRD; encoded by the coding sequence ATGCGCGTCCCGCTCTCCTGGTTGCGTGAGTACGTCGAGGTCGCGCCCGACGCGACTCCCGAGGACGTCCTCGCCTCCTTCGTCTCCGTCGGCTTCGAAGAGGAGGACGTGCACGCGTTCGACCTGACCGGTCCCATCGTCGTCGGCAGGGTCGTCTCGTTCGAGCCCGAACCGCAGTCCAACGGCAAGACGATCCGCTGGTGTCAGGTCGACGTGGGCGAGACGAACGGCGGCCTCCGCGGCATCGTCTGCGGTGCCGGCAACTTCTTCGAGGGCGACAAGGTCGTCGTGACGCTCCCCGGAGCCGTGCTGCCCGGCCCGTTCCCGATCGCCGCCCGCAAGACCTACGGCCACGTCTCGGACGGCATGATCGCCTCCGCGAAAGAGCTCGGCCTCGGCGACGAGCACTCCGGCATCCTCCGCCTGACCGAACTCGGCCTCGACCCCGAGGTCGGCACCGACGCCATCGCGCTCCTCGGCCTCGACGACGTCGCCGTCGACATCAACGTCACGCCCGACCGCGGTTACGCGCTCTCGCTCCGCGGCGCGGCGCGCGAGTACGCGCACGCCACCGGCGGCGCGTTCCGCGACCCCGGCCTGCGTCCCTTCGAGGAACTCGAGCAGCCGACCGGCGGCTTCGCCGTCACGGTGGACGACGCCGCCCCGATCCACGGCAATGTGGGGGCGAGCGAGTTCGTCGTGCGCATCGTCCGCGATGTCGACCCGAGCCGCCCGACGCCGCCCTGGATGACCGCGCGGCTCACGCTCGCCGGCATCCGCTCGCTCGGCATCCTCATCGACATCACCAACTACGTGATGCTCGAGCTCGGCAACCCGATCCACGGGTACGACCTCGACACGCTCGCCGGCGGAATCACCGTGCGCCGTGCGGGCGAGGGGGAGAAGCTCATCACGCTCGACGGCAAGGAGCGCACGCTCAGCGCCGAAGACCTCCTCATCACCGACGAGTCGGGTCCCATCGGCCTCGCGGGCGTGATGGGTGGCGGCAAGACCGAGATGGGGGATGCCACGCGCAACGTCCTCATCGAGGCGGCGATCTTCGACACCGTGTCGATTGCGCGCACCGCGCGCCGGCACAAGCTGCCCAGTGAGGCATCACGCCGCTTCGAGCGCGGTGTCGACCCGCTCATCCCGTTCGTCGCCGCTCGCCGTGTCGCCGACCTCATGGTCGAGCTCGCCGGCGGCACGCTCGATGTGACCACCGGCGGCGCGCTGTTCGCCGAGGTGTTCATCCCGCAGATCGCGCTGCCGAAGGCGTTCGCCTCCCAGCTCATCGGCGTCGAGTACACCGACGCCGAGGTCACCGGCGCCCTCGAGACCATCGGATGCGAGGTGACCGACTCAGGCGACGCCTGGGAGGTCATCCCGCCGTCCTGGCGCCCCGACCTCACCGACAAGTGGACGCTGACCGAAGAGGTCGCGCGCATCCACGGACTCGACCGCATCCCATCGATCCTGCCGACCCCGCCGTCCGGCCGCGGGCTCACCGCCGCCCAGCGCGGCCGTCGCCGCGTCGCGAACGCCCTGGCCGCCGCGGGCTTCGTCGAGGCTGTCGCGTTCCCGTTCACGACCGAGGCCCAGAACGACCTTCACGGCTCGCCCTCGGGGGAGCACCTGCCCTCGGTGAAGCTCGCGAACCCGCTCGACGGCCAGGCGCCGTTCCTGCGCCGTTCGTTGCTGCCCGGCCTCCTGCAGATCGCACACCGCAACGTGTCGCGCGGCTTCACCGACCTCGCGCTCTTCGAGACGGGATCGGTCTTCGCGCCCGAGCCGGGTGTGACCTACGGCACCGACACGGTTCCGCCGCTCGCGCAGCGTCCGAGCGATGACACGCTCGCCTCACTGGATGCCGCGATCCCCCCGCAGCCGCGCCACGTCGCCGTCCTGCTCCACGGGCACGCTTCTCCCAAGCAGTCGGGCCTCGCGGCCGTTCCATACGACCTGAGCGACGCCCTCGGTGCCGTTCGCGCGATCGCCGTCGCGGCCGGTGTCGGAATCGACGTCGTCCAGACCCAGCGGGCAGCGCTGCACCCCGGCCGCGCCGGCTCGCTCCGAGTCCGCGGTGTCGAGGTCGGGTACGTCGGGGAGCTCCTCCCCGCGGTCTCAGCGGCCGCCGACCTGCACGGACGCGTGTTCGTGGTCGAACTCGACCTCGACGCCGTCCTCGCGCTCGTCGCCGCGCCGGAAGCGGCGGCGTCCCTGTCGACCTTCCCCGCCGCGACGCAGGATGTGTCGCTCGTGGTGCCCTCCGACGTCCCGGCCGGCGAGGTGAAGCTCGCGCTGGTCGAGGGAGCCGGAAGCCTGCTCGAAGAGGCGCGTCTCGTCGACGACTACCGGGGCGCCGGCATCGAGGAAGGCCGCAAGAGCCTCACCTTCGCGCTCCGCTTCCGCGCGGACGACCGCACGCTCACCGCCGCAGAGGCGACCGAAGCGAAGCTCGCCGGCGTCGACGCCGCGGCGAGCCGGTTCGGCGCCACCATCCGCGACTGA
- the pheS gene encoding phenylalanine--tRNA ligase subunit alpha, whose protein sequence is MSDAPSNDPVEITADAVDAAVAEALAAFAAASDTAELKAARNAHTAEGSPLARLNAQLRNVPNDQKAAFGKLVGQARGRVNQALAARETELAEAETAAKLEAERVDITALAPRTRVGARHPISLLQEEIADLFVGMGWEIAEGPELEHEWFNFDALNFAPDHPARQMQDTFLVDPVARHLVMRTHTSPVQVRSMLEREVPIYILCPGRVYRTDEFDATHLPAFTQFEGLVIDKGITMANLKGTLDHAAKVLFGAEAKTRFRTNYFPFTEPSAELDLWHPTFPGGARWIEWGGCGMVNPNVLRAAGIDPEVYSGFAFGMGIERTLMFRSDVQDMRDMAEGDVRFSEQFGMVV, encoded by the coding sequence GTGTCTGACGCACCCTCGAACGATCCCGTAGAGATCACCGCCGACGCGGTGGATGCCGCCGTCGCCGAAGCCCTCGCAGCCTTCGCCGCGGCATCCGATACCGCTGAGCTCAAGGCCGCACGCAACGCGCACACGGCGGAAGGCTCGCCCCTGGCACGCCTGAACGCACAGCTGCGCAACGTCCCGAACGATCAGAAGGCGGCATTCGGCAAGCTCGTCGGCCAGGCTCGTGGCCGCGTGAACCAGGCGCTCGCGGCGCGTGAGACCGAGCTCGCCGAGGCCGAGACCGCCGCGAAGCTCGAGGCGGAGCGCGTGGACATCACGGCGCTCGCACCGCGGACGCGCGTGGGTGCGCGGCATCCGATCTCGCTTCTCCAGGAGGAGATCGCCGACCTGTTCGTCGGGATGGGCTGGGAGATCGCCGAGGGCCCCGAGCTCGAGCACGAGTGGTTCAACTTCGACGCGCTCAACTTCGCGCCGGATCACCCCGCGCGTCAGATGCAGGACACCTTCTTAGTCGACCCGGTCGCGCGTCACCTCGTGATGCGCACGCACACGAGCCCCGTCCAGGTGCGCTCGATGCTCGAGCGCGAGGTGCCGATCTACATCCTCTGCCCCGGCCGCGTGTACCGCACCGACGAGTTCGACGCGACGCACCTGCCCGCGTTCACGCAGTTCGAGGGCCTCGTGATCGATAAGGGCATCACGATGGCGAACCTCAAGGGCACGCTCGACCACGCCGCCAAGGTGCTCTTCGGGGCCGAAGCGAAGACGCGGTTCCGCACCAACTACTTCCCGTTCACCGAGCCCTCCGCCGAACTCGACCTCTGGCACCCCACCTTCCCCGGTGGTGCGCGCTGGATCGAGTGGGGCGGCTGCGGCATGGTGAACCCCAACGTCCTCCGCGCCGCGGGCATCGACCCCGAGGTGTACTCGGGCTTCGCCTTCGGCATGGGCATCGAGCGGACCCTGATGTTCCGCTCCGACGTCCAGGACATGCGCGACATGGCCGAAGGCGATGTCCGCTTCAGCGAGCAGTTCGGAATGGTGGTCTGA
- a CDS encoding amino acid ABC transporter permease, giving the protein MTSVLYDVPGPRAIARNRIIGVVTVIAVAAVIGFFVWRLIATGQFTAEKWYAFTFTNVWISVGEAALNTLRAFAAAAVGALVLGFVLAIGRLSDHAWVRAPFTAVIEVLRAIPVLVLMFLLYYGMPVVGVRVEPYWAVVVALIAYNGSVLAEVIRAGVESLPRGQKEAGYAIGLRKSGVMRLVLLPQAIRAMMPVIIAQLVVTLKDTALGYIITYEELLFYARFIGSQSTYGSPIVPATIIVAVIYIALCLLLSLVANRVEKRLRRSPKEPGGGVHHPVAPTTDTELIAAQLKASSKDAGTGRAV; this is encoded by the coding sequence ATGACCAGCGTTCTTTATGACGTTCCGGGACCTCGCGCGATCGCGCGTAACCGGATCATCGGCGTCGTGACCGTCATCGCGGTCGCCGCCGTCATCGGATTCTTCGTGTGGCGGCTCATCGCCACCGGCCAGTTCACCGCCGAGAAGTGGTACGCCTTCACGTTCACCAACGTGTGGATCAGCGTCGGTGAAGCCGCATTGAACACGCTCCGCGCCTTCGCCGCCGCGGCGGTGGGAGCGCTGGTGCTGGGCTTCGTCCTGGCAATCGGACGTCTTTCCGATCATGCGTGGGTGCGTGCCCCCTTCACCGCCGTCATCGAGGTTCTCCGAGCAATCCCGGTCCTCGTCCTGATGTTCCTGCTCTATTACGGGATGCCGGTGGTCGGCGTCCGTGTGGAACCGTACTGGGCGGTCGTGGTGGCGCTCATCGCGTACAACGGCTCGGTCCTCGCGGAGGTCATCCGCGCCGGCGTCGAGTCTCTCCCGCGCGGGCAGAAGGAAGCTGGGTACGCCATCGGGCTGCGCAAGAGCGGCGTCATGCGGCTCGTCCTTCTTCCCCAGGCGATCCGCGCCATGATGCCCGTCATCATCGCTCAGCTCGTCGTCACGCTGAAGGACACGGCCCTCGGCTACATCATCACGTACGAGGAGCTCCTGTTCTACGCGCGGTTCATCGGGTCGCAGTCGACGTACGGATCGCCGATCGTGCCGGCGACCATCATCGTCGCCGTCATCTACATCGCGCTCTGCCTGCTGCTTTCACTTGTCGCCAACCGCGTCGAGAAGCGCCTCCGCCGATCGCCGAAGGAGCCCGGCGGCGGCGTCCATCACCCCGTTGCCCCGACGACCGACACCGAGCTCATCGCCGCTCAGCTGAAGGCGAGCTCGAAGGACGCTGGGACAGGCCGGGCGGTCTGA
- a CDS encoding amino acid ABC transporter permease, which produces MGVITDNLDLWGEALVGTLILFAGGGLVALVLGIIVGAMRVSPVPIARAVGTLYVNTIRNTPLTLVFFGFAFALPPLLDARFNPLHLGIAALGIYTATYVAETIRSGINTVPVGQAEAARALGLTFGQVMSLVVMPQAFRSVIPPMMSVFIALLKNTTVAAGFSVVNLGSIRAYLSERGESQMLVILWVMVIFIALVLVLSWVQRRLELRWKVAR; this is translated from the coding sequence ATGGGCGTCATCACAGACAACCTCGACCTCTGGGGTGAGGCCCTGGTCGGCACGCTCATCCTCTTCGCGGGGGGTGGGCTGGTCGCCCTCGTGCTCGGCATCATCGTGGGCGCCATGCGCGTGTCGCCGGTGCCGATCGCTCGCGCGGTCGGCACGCTGTACGTCAACACGATCCGCAACACGCCCCTCACGCTCGTCTTCTTCGGGTTCGCGTTCGCACTGCCGCCGCTCTTGGATGCGCGCTTCAATCCGCTGCACCTCGGGATCGCGGCCCTCGGGATCTACACGGCCACCTATGTCGCCGAGACGATCCGGTCAGGGATCAACACGGTCCCGGTCGGGCAGGCCGAGGCTGCCCGCGCTCTGGGCCTCACATTCGGCCAGGTCATGAGCCTCGTCGTCATGCCTCAGGCATTCCGCTCGGTCATCCCGCCGATGATGAGCGTCTTCATCGCCCTCCTCAAGAACACGACCGTCGCCGCGGGTTTCTCGGTGGTCAACCTCGGCTCCATCCGCGCCTACCTCAGCGAGCGCGGTGAGAGTCAGATGCTCGTGATCCTCTGGGTGATGGTGATCTTCATCGCCCTCGTGCTCGTCCTCTCTTGGGTGCAGCGGCGACTCGAGCTGCGATGGAAGGTGGCACGATGA